The genomic window AGCTCTTATTGCGGATCAATTGAGCATAGATAAAAGTGCTATTGAGTTAAACTCGCGCCTAGAAACACTTGGTGCAGACTCTTTAGATCAAGTGGAAATTGTTATGAAGCTTGAAGAAGAATTTGATATTGAAATTAATGATCATGATGCAGAAGAATTAGTAACCGTAGGCGATGTGACGAACTATGTTGCTAAGCTCCTTCAAAAGCGTGCCTAAATAAACAGGTATAGATAAAAAGAGCCAAGAAAACACTCTTGGCTCTTTTTATATGAGTTATGGTTACTGTATTAGAATGAAAGACCGCCCTTTACCCAGACGCCCCACTGCTGTACGCCTATGCGTTGGCAAGTAGTACGTTTACCAGTAAATTCAACTTCTCCGCCAATTCCTACATGAGGATCCCAGCCACATTCATCAGGCCACATATAATTAACATGCGCAAATATTTTATGCGTTAAATAAGATGCAGATTCTGCTGAGCGTGTGTTAAGAGATGCCAGAGATTCTTGTAATAGTGTCGGTCTTTGACTTGGATCAACAAGTGATGCACCACCTGCAAGCGTGGTTATGTCAGTTACCGCAATGCCATTGGCCGCAAATTCTGGGTTATCATTCACTGCAGCATCAAAGGCAGCTCTGTTATCAAATGTTAAGCATACGTTACATGCAGTTGCTGACGGTTGAAAGCTTTTAGGAGTTATAACCGTAAAGGCTGTTACATTAGATTGAGTATTATTATCAAGTTGCTGTGTCTGAGTTGACTCGCTACCTAAAGCAGGACATCCTTCAGGTGCTACCGCTTCTTGAGAAAATGGGGTACCAGGTAAAAATATACTTGGCGCATCATTAACAAGAGCTACAGGTATTTGATTGCAGCACACACTTTCAGTGCCTTTAATGCCAAATTTACGTGTATCGATATCGCAATTACTGTTATTGCAACGTAAACGAACTTTTTCATGAGTATTGCCATAGACATCGTAACCGATATCTATACCAAGGCCACCTTTGCGAAAAGCAAGCATAAGAGCTGCTTCACCTTTAACGCCTATACTTACATCAGCAAGACGTGTATTAAATTCAGTTGCGCTTACTAAATTGCCATTATACGTTAAGTTGGTGCCATCGGTATCAAACTCTTTAAGCAGTAAATAGCGGCTATAGTCACCATTGCGTTTAAAATCAAATAAACGGCATTGGCGCGATTTAAATAAATGCGTTATGTTACCTTCAAGATATAGAGAAAAGTTATAATCTTCGCCAGCCCATAAAACAGAATGAGCAGTTATACCGCCCCCAAGACCAAAATGGCCACCATTGCCAACTACAGGCTCAAATACAAATTCGCTCCGTTGCTTTCTACCTGTGGGTAATTCAAATTGAGCAAATACTCCAGCATGAGAGCAATCATTACTAATAATATCTTGACCGACAAGCACATGAATATCTGCTATACCATTACGAACACGACGTCCAAAATCAAATTTGCCTGACTGCCAGGGAGTCTGCATGTCACCATAGAAGAATGTGCCACTCAACGCCTCTTGAATGCTTCCAGCAGAATTAACTGACGTATCAGCTGTGTCAGCTGTTACATAACATTTTTCAAATGGTGTACCAACGCAGTTGTTTTTTTTGCGATCTTTGCAGCTTAACCCTAAGTCCCAACGTGTATGCACTATAGGAGCAAATACTTCTACGAAAAAGCCTGGAGCCCATTCATCAAGGCCGAGATAGAACCCAAAATCAACTATAAAGTTTTCAATACGTGGCTTTAATTTAATGCTTCCTTGAAAAGTACGTGAAAGGCCAAAATTATCTGCTACAAGCTCATGAGCACTACGGTTAGGCACTAAGCTACCAGCAAATCGCAAGGTATCTGAACCAAACAAAGGCTCTGTTATACGACG from Candidatus Dependentiae bacterium includes these protein-coding regions:
- the acpP gene encoding acyl carrier protein is translated as MVTNTSDIYAKIVALIADQLSIDKSAIELNSRLETLGADSLDQVEIVMKLEEEFDIEINDHDAEELVTVGDVTNYVAKLLQKRA